A single Pyxicephalus adspersus chromosome 8, UCB_Pads_2.0, whole genome shotgun sequence DNA region contains:
- the TMEM53 gene encoding transmembrane protein 53, which translates to MGDTDLEYSILLPVPGLSGSQWDQQREPVVILLGWAGCKEQHLAKYSSFYHKQGCIVISHTAAWRTIFFAESFGLGYLREEARKVLNLLFDYEIEVNTVFFHVFSNGGFMLYRYMAELLHSEPQMRKLHVVGTTFDSGPGNRNVYGSVQALNTILRPSTGWPLRFLLLGAFAILVFTLRIVLYPMTRFFHENHYDAMKRDPSLWPQLYLYSRADRIIAYKDVEAMVSARRQRHLPTQSLDFDKSEHVSHYRRYPEKYSSACIVFLRDCVNRAANSMSHHPSF; encoded by the exons ATGGGGGACACCGACCTGGAGTACAGTATTCTTCTACCGGTGCCCGGTCTGTCAG GTTCTCAGTGGGACCAGCAGAGGGAGCCAGTGGTGATTCTTCTGGGCTGGGCAGGTTGTAAGGAGCAGCACCTGGCAAAATACAGCTCCTTCTACCATAAGCAG GGCTGTATTGTCATCAGTCACACGGCTGCATGGAGGACGATCTTCTTTGCGGAGTCGTTTGGCCTCGGTTACCTGCGGGAAGAAGCCCGGAAGGTTCTCAATCTTCTGTTTGATTATGAGATAGAGGTGAATACGGTTTTCTTTCACGTCTTCAGCAATGGCGGATTCATGCTGTACCGGTACATGGCGGAGCTGCTGCACTCCGAGCCGCAGATGAGGAAGCTGCATGTGGTGGGCACCACCTTTGATAGCGGTCCGGGGAATCGCAATGTTTACGGCTCTGTGCAGGCGCTGAATACCATCCTAAGACCCAGCACCGGGTGGCCCCTGCGGTTTCTGCTCCTGGGGGCCTTCGCCATTTTAGTCTTCACCCTCCGGATCGTTCTGTACCCAATGACTCGCTTCTTCCATGAGAATCACTACGACGCCATGAAGAGAGACCCCTCCCTCTGGCCGCAGCTTTACCTGTATTCCCGCGCTGACCGCATCATCGCCTATAAAGACGTGGAAGCCATGGTGAGCGCACGCCGCCAGCGCCACCTTCCAACACAGAGCCTGGACTTTGACAAATCCGAGCACGTCAGCCATTACCGGCGCTACCCAGAGAAGTATTCCAGCGCCTGCATCGTATTCCTGAGGGACTGCGTCAACCGGGCCGCTAACTCCATGAGCCACCACCCATCGTTTTAA